One Amycolatopsis thermophila DNA segment encodes these proteins:
- a CDS encoding universal stress protein — protein MTVIVWIVEGTWMACVDAAATLAPADSDIALLHVTVEEIPAAAHGAYTGLLGRGHPDRDPGRHVEELAASAAKQLLTAAAHRLHRPSTRLHRRGRPEQEVLDAAKAAELLILARDGDRSRPGPKSLGRASRFVVDHAPCPVLLVWPQSAPDTSSIPPAPPHQR, from the coding sequence ATGACCGTGATCGTCTGGATCGTCGAGGGCACCTGGATGGCCTGCGTCGATGCCGCCGCAACGCTGGCACCGGCCGACTCCGACATCGCGTTGCTCCACGTCACCGTCGAGGAGATCCCCGCCGCCGCGCACGGCGCCTACACCGGCCTCCTCGGTCGCGGCCACCCCGACCGCGACCCCGGCCGGCACGTCGAGGAACTGGCAGCGAGCGCGGCCAAGCAGCTGCTCACCGCCGCCGCGCACCGCCTGCACCGTCCCTCGACGCGGCTACACCGCCGGGGACGACCCGAGCAGGAGGTACTCGACGCCGCCAAGGCCGCCGAACTGCTGATCCTGGCTCGCGACGGCGACCGCAGCCGACCAGGCCCGAAAAGCCTCGGCCGGGCCAGCCGGTTCGTCGTCGATCACGCTCCCTGCCCAGTGCTGCTCGTCTGGCCACAATCGGCGCCCGATACCAGCTCGATCCCACCCGCGCCGCCACACCAACGCTAA
- a CDS encoding NAD(P)/FAD-dependent oxidoreductase, translating to MRTAVVGGGPAGLLSALMLAREGHDVVVFDQDNLAPVPDVETAAEEAYRPGAPQAVQPHIVMSRCRLVLAERLPDVLADLIRAGAIEAPLADRRPPTLRQLPARPGDERLATIMARRSTFDLVLRRAAARQDGLEIRAERVSGLSAQAGPVPHICGVRTAQGEIPADLVVDASGRRSPIDKWLQHHGARPAEKLSAECGVTYYGRHYRLRTQAALPGPLNTRVVTAFDEFTAVLFCSDHGAVQTAVAPLTADHRYRPLAHEDAYDAVLRALPTHAPWMPYLDPISPVRQMVAPHNTLRRLVVDGAPLATGLLTVGDAVSTTNPTFGRGLSLAAWGAADLTDVLAEHPDDAIAQTLALDARIAEHVAPYYQDQARTDLARLAALRHVVLGTPPAPRASGDHPVGFAQLRAAAAVDATAFRAYWELMGMLRSPSDIYSDPHILTAISKSESDIQPPTPDSAMLQAALRRPSSAHSRSARQPPATLPARTDGKVR from the coding sequence ATGCGGACAGCCGTAGTGGGCGGCGGGCCAGCCGGGCTGCTTTCCGCGCTCATGCTCGCCCGAGAAGGCCACGACGTCGTCGTCTTTGATCAGGACAACCTGGCTCCCGTGCCCGATGTCGAAACGGCCGCCGAAGAGGCTTACCGGCCAGGCGCCCCCCAAGCCGTGCAGCCCCACATCGTCATGAGCCGGTGCCGCCTCGTTCTGGCCGAGCGGCTACCCGATGTCCTGGCCGACCTGATCCGTGCCGGAGCCATCGAGGCCCCGCTGGCGGATCGGCGGCCGCCGACACTCCGCCAGCTGCCCGCCCGACCGGGCGATGAACGGCTCGCCACGATCATGGCTCGGCGATCCACCTTCGACTTGGTCCTGCGCCGAGCCGCCGCCCGCCAGGACGGTCTTGAGATCCGCGCCGAGCGGGTCAGCGGCCTGTCGGCCCAGGCCGGCCCGGTGCCGCACATCTGCGGCGTGCGCACCGCGCAGGGTGAGATACCAGCCGACCTGGTCGTCGACGCCTCGGGGCGACGCTCACCCATCGACAAGTGGCTCCAACACCACGGCGCCCGCCCAGCCGAGAAACTCTCGGCCGAATGCGGCGTCACCTACTACGGACGCCACTACCGGTTACGAACCCAGGCCGCCCTGCCCGGCCCTCTCAACACCCGGGTGGTAACGGCTTTCGACGAGTTCACGGCCGTGCTGTTCTGCTCCGACCACGGGGCCGTGCAGACCGCCGTGGCCCCCTTGACCGCGGACCACCGCTACCGGCCCCTGGCGCATGAGGACGCGTACGACGCGGTGCTGCGCGCCTTGCCGACCCACGCCCCGTGGATGCCTTACTTGGATCCGATCAGCCCGGTCCGCCAGATGGTCGCACCCCACAACACGCTCCGCCGCCTCGTCGTCGACGGAGCACCGCTAGCCACGGGCCTGCTCACGGTAGGCGACGCGGTGTCGACCACCAACCCCACCTTCGGGCGCGGATTGAGCCTGGCCGCATGGGGAGCCGCCGACCTCACCGACGTACTCGCCGAACATCCCGACGACGCCATCGCGCAGACCCTCGCCCTCGACGCCCGGATCGCAGAACACGTCGCCCCGTACTACCAGGACCAGGCCAGAACCGACCTGGCCAGGCTCGCCGCCTTGCGTCACGTTGTCCTCGGTACCCCGCCCGCTCCTCGGGCGAGTGGTGACCACCCGGTCGGCTTTGCCCAGCTGCGGGCGGCGGCCGCTGTTGACGCCACCGCGTTTCGCGCTTACTGGGAGCTCATGGGCATGCTCCGCAGCCCTTCGGATATCTACTCCGACCCCCATATTCTCACCGCCATCTCGAAGAGCGAGAGCGACATACAACCTCCCACCCCTGATTCAGCCATGTTGCAAGCGGCTCTACGCCGCCCATCCTCGGCCCACTCCCGCTCAGCCAGGCAACCCCCAGCCACGCTCCCGGCCAGAACCGACGGCAAGGTGCGGTGA
- a CDS encoding VOC family protein, translating to MTATALGYVGINAEAPQEWAGYAELFGLRPEQDVSGAVRLRADERSQRIIVEAGQSGLGYLGWEVPTPAALEATANRLDDAGVRLREGTPAELDLRRVDRLLWCADPSGNRVEFATPVARSDREFEPAAGVSGFVTGELGVGHVALCVTDLDASLRFYRDVMGLRISEQMPGIGAAFLRAGGRHHSLVLFDVGITGIDHLFVQAESIHDLGRAMDSARQKGVNQSVALGYHPPDGTISAYFASPSRFRLEYGWGGRTVDDTWIPGSCDETPWGHDGLLDSIHDALAAGGRLGSPTVGTNR from the coding sequence ATGACGGCAACGGCATTGGGATATGTCGGCATCAACGCCGAAGCCCCGCAGGAGTGGGCCGGCTACGCCGAGTTGTTCGGGCTCAGGCCCGAACAGGACGTGTCGGGGGCGGTCCGCCTACGTGCCGATGAGCGCTCCCAGCGGATCATCGTCGAAGCCGGGCAATCGGGCCTCGGCTATCTCGGATGGGAAGTGCCCACCCCCGCCGCCCTGGAGGCGACCGCGAACCGCCTCGACGACGCCGGCGTCCGCCTTCGGGAGGGCACGCCCGCAGAGCTCGACCTCAGACGTGTCGATCGGCTGCTCTGGTGTGCTGACCCATCAGGTAACCGGGTCGAGTTCGCCACACCGGTCGCCCGCTCGGACCGCGAGTTCGAGCCGGCGGCGGGGGTGTCGGGCTTCGTCACCGGCGAGCTCGGGGTCGGCCATGTGGCCCTCTGCGTCACCGACCTGGATGCGTCCCTGCGGTTCTATCGCGACGTGATGGGCTTGCGGATCTCAGAGCAGATGCCCGGAATCGGCGCCGCGTTCTTGCGGGCCGGCGGCCGCCATCACAGCCTGGTCCTCTTCGACGTGGGCATCACCGGTATCGACCACCTCTTCGTGCAAGCCGAAAGCATCCATGACCTTGGCCGGGCCATGGACTCTGCCCGCCAGAAGGGTGTCAACCAGTCGGTCGCCTTGGGCTACCACCCACCCGACGGCACCATCAGCGCCTACTTCGCCTCACCGTCGCGGTTCCGCCTGGAGTACGGCTGGGGCGGCCGGACGGTGGACGACACCTGGATTCCGGGCAGCTGCGACGAAACACCGTGGGGGCATGACGGCCTCCTCGACTCCATCCACGACGCCCTGGCTGCCGGCGGCCGCCTGGGCTCACCAACCGTGGGGACGAACCGGTGA
- a CDS encoding helix-turn-helix transcriptional regulator, protein MTVARPLFGSHTILGVARVSRGENQDLEWRRALDAGRSALEAGDLAEADELLASAAAESEVPEVDEARAQLSEARGDPAGARGWLERAFRGYRNAGQRPSAIRVAAGLARVHYGFLGNLAAAKGWQARGRRLAAEHGPCLEEGYLELALLACWESDIDALTAASERALRIARDFDDVDLEVRALADSGLALVSAGRITEGLSRLDEAGAAVTAGEVANPRMTSAVFCAILSAAARTGDAARAGEWTRLFEEHWSERGLTMAAYQVSHCRSEYGAALCTCGRWDQAEVLLQEAVEAGRRSSPVTLWEGLSSLVSLRVLQGRVEEAAALLEGWEDRLELAEASCRVALGRGEADRAVATALSALRKISGDRLRAVPLWALVVEAAVAGGDLDRAAEAAESLALAASQTEISSLAAEARLAVARVAAARGESEAAAAECEAALACLGDVERPLLAGAVHLELARVVASTDASWSEVEARAALAIFNRLGAEMAAAAARSHLRTLGARVADGGTSALAELTERELDVARLVAAGLSNQEIARRLYLSPKTIEHHVGRILAKLGLRRRGEVAAALVRIGGR, encoded by the coding sequence ACGCGGGCCGGTCCGCCCTGGAGGCGGGTGACCTGGCTGAAGCTGACGAGTTGTTGGCCAGCGCGGCGGCCGAATCCGAAGTACCGGAAGTCGACGAGGCCAGGGCTCAGCTGTCAGAGGCCAGAGGTGATCCTGCGGGGGCGCGGGGTTGGCTTGAACGGGCGTTCCGTGGTTACCGCAACGCAGGCCAACGGCCGTCGGCCATCCGGGTGGCGGCCGGCCTGGCTCGGGTCCATTACGGCTTCCTCGGAAATTTGGCGGCGGCGAAGGGCTGGCAGGCCAGAGGCCGGCGGCTGGCCGCGGAGCACGGCCCGTGCTTGGAGGAGGGGTACTTGGAGTTGGCCCTGCTGGCCTGCTGGGAGTCAGACATCGACGCGCTGACGGCCGCCTCCGAGCGGGCCCTGAGGATCGCTCGCGACTTCGACGATGTCGATCTGGAAGTGCGGGCCCTGGCCGACAGCGGGCTGGCGTTGGTCTCCGCTGGCCGGATCACCGAGGGACTGTCCCGCCTGGACGAGGCGGGCGCGGCGGTCACGGCCGGCGAGGTGGCGAATCCGCGGATGACGTCGGCGGTGTTCTGTGCCATCTTGTCGGCCGCGGCCCGGACCGGTGATGCCGCCCGGGCCGGGGAGTGGACCCGCCTGTTCGAGGAACATTGGAGCGAACGTGGTCTGACGATGGCCGCCTACCAGGTCAGTCATTGCCGCAGCGAGTACGGCGCGGCCCTCTGCACGTGCGGTCGATGGGATCAAGCTGAGGTTCTGCTACAAGAGGCGGTCGAAGCGGGGCGGCGATCCTCACCGGTGACCCTCTGGGAGGGCCTGTCGAGCTTGGTGTCGCTGCGGGTTCTTCAAGGGCGCGTGGAAGAAGCCGCCGCGCTGCTCGAAGGCTGGGAGGACCGGCTGGAACTGGCCGAGGCGTCCTGCCGCGTGGCTTTGGGCCGCGGGGAGGCCGACCGGGCGGTGGCTACGGCCCTATCCGCGCTTCGCAAGATCTCTGGGGACCGGCTGCGGGCCGTGCCACTGTGGGCGCTGGTCGTGGAGGCGGCCGTTGCCGGCGGAGACCTGGATCGGGCAGCGGAGGCGGCCGAGTCGCTGGCCTTGGCGGCGTCGCAGACCGAGATTTCGTCGCTGGCGGCCGAGGCCCGCCTCGCCGTCGCCCGAGTGGCAGCCGCCCGCGGGGAGTCCGAAGCGGCGGCGGCCGAATGCGAGGCCGCGCTCGCTTGCCTGGGGGACGTCGAGAGGCCGCTACTGGCGGGTGCGGTGCACCTCGAGCTCGCTCGGGTCGTCGCCAGCACCGATGCGTCCTGGTCCGAGGTCGAGGCCCGGGCTGCTTTGGCCATCTTCAACCGGCTCGGCGCCGAAATGGCCGCGGCCGCGGCCCGATCGCATCTTCGGACCCTCGGTGCCCGGGTCGCCGACGGCGGGACCTCCGCCTTGGCGGAGCTGACCGAGCGGGAGCTGGACGTGGCCCGCCTCGTCGCGGCCGGGCTGTCCAACCAGGAGATCGCCCGCCGGCTGTATCTGAGTCCCAAGACGATCGAGCACCACGTGGGGCGGATCCTGGCCAAGCTGGGGCTGCGCCGGCGGGGTGAGGTGGCCGCCGCCCTGGTCAGGATCGGGGGCCGATAG